The Microbacterium luteum genome includes a region encoding these proteins:
- the rimI gene encoding ribosomal protein S18-alanine N-acetyltransferase, translated as MRLRTGDVDDLEAIMALERASFAGDAWSETAMRAELASPHNHYVVAEQAGRLIGYAGLRAPSGATDADVQTIALDKTFRGRGRGRMLFRALLQEAAERGVREVFLDVRADNPAAQRLYASEGFIEIGRRPNYYPDGNVDAIVMRLDVPGWAASRASLSPMSENLADVGQSRQNPPTSARISDKPGSAGAGAGAGAGAGAGAGAGAAAGAGTAAEAGACT; from the coding sequence GTGAGACTGCGCACCGGAGACGTCGACGACCTCGAGGCGATCATGGCGCTCGAGCGGGCGTCCTTCGCCGGCGACGCCTGGAGCGAGACCGCCATGCGGGCAGAGCTGGCCTCCCCCCACAACCACTACGTCGTGGCGGAGCAGGCAGGTCGCCTGATCGGCTACGCGGGGCTGCGCGCCCCGTCGGGCGCGACGGACGCCGACGTGCAGACCATCGCCCTCGACAAGACGTTCCGCGGCCGCGGCCGTGGCCGAATGCTGTTCCGCGCCCTTCTTCAGGAGGCGGCGGAGCGCGGCGTGCGCGAGGTCTTCCTCGATGTGCGGGCCGACAATCCGGCCGCCCAGCGCCTCTACGCCTCGGAGGGGTTCATCGAGATCGGCCGCCGCCCGAACTACTACCCGGACGGCAATGTCGACGCCATCGTGATGCGCCTGGACGTGCCCGGATGGGCCGCGTCGCGCGCATCCCTCTCCCCGATGTCGGAGAATCTCGCCGATGTCGGACAATCCCGGCAAAATCCTCCGACATCGGCGCGAATCTCCGACAAACCGGGCTCGGCCGGGGCCGGGGCAGGGGCTGGAGCAGGGGCAGGGGCCGGGGCCGGAGCCGGGGCTGCGGCCGGGGCGGGGACTGCGGCAGAGGCGGGGGCGTGCACGTGA
- the tsaB gene encoding tRNA (adenosine(37)-N6)-threonylcarbamoyltransferase complex dimerization subunit type 1 TsaB, translating to MILGIDTSIGTAVAVIEPDGVVRAQLDSGDPRGHAEVIGDHVARVLAESEITSADVTHVAAGMGPGPFTGLRVGIAAARAFALGRGIPLIPVVSHDAVALDRMLMAAMTGADEERFAVVTDARRREFAFTVYEGLDDDGLPVRVADPALAPRDELDAALAAHGARRLDAGSVPAAMLALAAGRAVAAGRRIAADDALYLRSPDVTAPTAPKRVIA from the coding sequence GTGATTCTGGGCATCGACACGTCGATCGGCACCGCGGTGGCGGTGATCGAGCCCGACGGCGTCGTACGCGCCCAACTCGACAGCGGCGACCCGCGCGGGCACGCCGAGGTGATCGGCGATCACGTCGCGCGCGTCCTGGCGGAGTCGGAGATCACGAGCGCCGACGTCACCCATGTCGCCGCGGGTATGGGCCCCGGGCCCTTCACCGGCCTGCGCGTGGGCATCGCCGCCGCCCGCGCCTTCGCGCTCGGCCGCGGCATCCCGCTCATCCCCGTCGTCAGTCACGATGCCGTCGCCCTCGACCGCATGCTGATGGCGGCCATGACCGGCGCCGACGAGGAGCGCTTCGCCGTCGTCACCGACGCCCGCCGTCGCGAGTTCGCGTTCACCGTCTACGAGGGCCTCGACGATGACGGCCTCCCCGTGCGCGTGGCCGATCCGGCTCTCGCGCCGCGCGACGAGCTCGATGCCGCGCTCGCCGCGCACGGCGCCCGCCGACTCGACGCCGGTTCGGTACCCGCCGCGATGCTGGCTCTCGCCGCCGGTCGTGCCGTCGCGGCCGGCCGCCGGATCGCCGCGGACGACGCCCTCTATCTGCGCTCTCCGGATGTCACCGCACCCACCGCGCCGAAGCGGGTGATCGCGTGA
- a CDS encoding alpha/beta fold hydrolase: protein MHLPRYVREGGTPPLSDDPAGSGWRTVVIPTAVGDLTVRAGRRTGGTATVLLHGAAGTWTTWTPLAAYARDTGRTLENVVAVDLPGWGDSGELDPALHVEDVSHAIADLVRSLGYDDWIVAGHSLGGVVALDLAARAPGPTVGVVLVAPTGASVIDAIRHPLRGGMRLPGFAGMLAVMRALSAFGPGGAAIVEGVAAAGLLPLLTRPLFSARVDPSVVAAFRTEVRPTAFARAARMLAGYDEDTWSVVRCPVQVVRGPRDVFASPRDDVALAARIPQLRVRTASGTGHFPHVERPDAVLDAIEAIRGGG from the coding sequence ATGCACCTCCCCCGGTACGTGCGCGAGGGCGGCACGCCGCCGCTCTCGGACGATCCCGCGGGGTCAGGATGGCGCACCGTCGTGATCCCGACCGCCGTCGGCGATCTCACCGTGCGCGCCGGGCGCCGCACCGGCGGAACTGCGACCGTGCTGCTGCACGGCGCCGCCGGCACATGGACGACCTGGACCCCGCTCGCCGCGTACGCGCGAGACACCGGCCGCACCCTGGAGAACGTGGTCGCCGTCGACCTGCCGGGGTGGGGCGACAGCGGGGAGCTGGATCCCGCGCTGCACGTCGAAGACGTCTCGCACGCCATCGCCGACCTCGTGCGTTCCCTCGGATACGACGACTGGATCGTCGCGGGTCACTCGCTCGGCGGCGTCGTCGCGCTCGACCTCGCCGCGCGAGCGCCCGGTCCGACCGTGGGCGTCGTTCTCGTCGCCCCCACGGGCGCGAGCGTCATAGACGCGATCCGGCATCCGCTGCGCGGCGGGATGCGGCTGCCCGGCTTCGCGGGGATGCTCGCCGTCATGCGGGCGCTCTCCGCGTTCGGTCCGGGCGGCGCCGCCATCGTCGAGGGCGTCGCGGCCGCAGGGCTGCTGCCGCTGCTGACGCGGCCGCTCTTCTCCGCGCGCGTGGACCCGAGCGTGGTCGCCGCGTTCCGCACCGAGGTGCGTCCGACGGCCTTCGCCCGCGCGGCTCGGATGCTCGCGGGTTACGACGAGGATACGTGGAGCGTCGTCCGCTGTCCCGTGCAGGTCGTCCGAGGTCCGCGCGATGTGTTCGCGTCGCCGCGCGACGATGTCGCTCTCGCCGCGCGCATCCCTCAGCTTCGCGTGCGCACCGCCTCCGGCACGGGACACTTCCCGCACGTCGAGCGCCCCGACGCGGTGCTCGACGCGATCGAGGCGATCAGGGGCGGCGGGTGA
- the tsaE gene encoding tRNA (adenosine(37)-N6)-threonylcarbamoyltransferase complex ATPase subunit type 1 TsaE has translation MHAFGVEIGRMLSAGDLVVLTGPLGAGKTTLTRGIAEGLGVRGPVQSPTFVLARTHPSLVGGAPLVHVDAYRLGSAAELDDLDIDLDSSVVIVEWGRGMVDGLRESWWEIELDREWHGRGVDTACGVTAREADLDADSPRIATVTRRP, from the coding sequence ATGCACGCGTTCGGTGTCGAGATCGGTCGGATGCTGTCGGCGGGCGACCTCGTGGTGCTCACCGGTCCGCTCGGGGCCGGCAAGACCACACTCACGCGCGGGATCGCCGAGGGGCTCGGCGTGCGGGGACCGGTACAGAGCCCGACCTTCGTGCTCGCCCGCACGCATCCGTCGCTCGTCGGCGGCGCGCCGCTCGTGCACGTGGACGCCTATCGGCTCGGATCCGCTGCGGAGCTCGACGACCTCGACATCGACCTGGACTCCTCGGTGGTGATCGTCGAGTGGGGTCGCGGCATGGTCGACGGCCTGCGCGAGAGCTGGTGGGAGATCGAGCTCGACCGCGAGTGGCACGGCCGGGGCGTCGACACCGCGTGCGGCGTGACCGCGCGCGAGGCCGACCTCGATGCCGACTCACCGCGGATCGCGACCGTCACCCGCCGCCCCTGA
- the alr gene encoding alanine racemase translates to MREATIDLDAITANVRHLRALTGVPVIAVVKADGYGHGAPRVAAAALEGGASRLAVADVDEALALRRAGVDAPLLAWLHAPGAWFAEAAAAGIEIGVSRMDQLVAAADAATAGRPTAVHLKLETGLGRNGIAPADYRVVFAEAARLERIGRVRVVGVFSHLSNASPEADRAALDVFERGVAEAASLGLTPHIRHLAATNAAIALPETRLDAVRIGIGLYGLSPFDDRSSADLGLRPAMTLRARVAAVRRVDAGHGVSYGYDYVAPRETTLALIPLGYADGVPRQASGRGPVTIGGARFPVAGRIAMDQFVVDVGEHPVSVGDEAVLFGDPTLGVPSADEWGEAAGTINYEIVTRIGRRVPRVYGSAR, encoded by the coding sequence ATGCGCGAGGCGACGATCGACCTCGACGCGATCACCGCGAATGTGCGGCACCTGCGCGCCCTCACCGGCGTTCCCGTGATCGCCGTGGTGAAGGCGGACGGATACGGCCACGGCGCCCCGCGCGTCGCGGCCGCCGCGCTCGAGGGCGGCGCGTCGCGGCTGGCTGTCGCCGACGTCGACGAAGCCCTCGCTCTGCGCCGCGCCGGGGTGGATGCACCGCTGCTGGCGTGGCTGCACGCGCCCGGCGCGTGGTTTGCGGAGGCCGCTGCGGCGGGGATCGAGATAGGCGTCTCCCGCATGGACCAGCTCGTCGCGGCAGCGGATGCGGCCACGGCCGGCCGCCCCACCGCAGTGCACCTGAAGCTCGAGACCGGCCTCGGCCGCAACGGCATCGCCCCCGCCGACTACCGAGTCGTCTTCGCCGAGGCAGCGCGCCTGGAGCGCATCGGACGCGTTCGGGTGGTCGGTGTCTTCAGCCACCTCTCCAATGCGTCGCCCGAAGCGGACCGCGCCGCGCTGGACGTGTTCGAACGGGGTGTCGCCGAGGCCGCATCCCTCGGCCTCACCCCGCACATCCGCCACCTCGCCGCGACGAATGCGGCCATCGCCCTGCCCGAGACGCGGCTCGACGCCGTGCGCATCGGCATCGGACTCTACGGCTTGTCGCCCTTCGACGACCGCTCCTCGGCCGACCTGGGGCTGCGCCCGGCGATGACGCTGCGCGCCCGCGTCGCGGCGGTGCGCCGGGTGGATGCCGGGCACGGCGTCTCCTACGGCTACGACTACGTCGCCCCGCGCGAGACGACGCTCGCGCTCATCCCGCTCGGCTACGCCGACGGCGTGCCGCGCCAGGCCTCGGGACGGGGGCCGGTGACGATCGGCGGTGCACGGTTCCCCGTGGCCGGCCGCATCGCGATGGATCAGTTCGTCGTCGACGTCGGAGAGCATCCCGTCTCCGTCGGCGACGAGGCGGTGCTGTTCGGCGACCCGACCCTGGGCGTCCCGTCCGCCGACGAATGGGGCGAGGCGGCCGGAACCATCAACTACGAGATCGTCACGCGCATCGGACGGCGCGTGCCGCGCGTGTACGGGAGCGCCCGGTGA
- a CDS encoding holo-ACP synthase, protein MIVGIGVDLVDIARFERTIARTPRLLARLFSPAEQALKPRSLAARYAAKEALIKALGGSDGVHWTDIEVTREQSGRPWFALSGSTAAVVADRGIATLHLSMSHDAGFAVAYVVADGAGTPAAGTGGDTA, encoded by the coding sequence ATGATCGTCGGAATCGGCGTCGACCTCGTCGACATCGCCCGCTTCGAGCGAACGATCGCGCGCACGCCCCGGCTGCTCGCGCGGCTCTTCTCGCCCGCCGAGCAGGCGCTCAAGCCGCGATCGCTCGCGGCGCGCTATGCCGCGAAGGAGGCGCTGATCAAAGCGCTCGGCGGGTCGGACGGCGTGCACTGGACCGACATCGAAGTCACCCGCGAGCAATCGGGGCGGCCATGGTTCGCCCTGTCGGGGAGCACCGCCGCCGTCGTCGCCGACCGCGGCATCGCGACCCTCCACCTGTCGATGTCCCACGACGCCGGGTTCGCCGTCGCCTACGTCGTCGCCGATGGTGCCGGCACGCCCGCCGCCGGCACAGGAGGGGACACCGCGTGA
- the glmS gene encoding glutamine--fructose-6-phosphate transaminase (isomerizing) — protein MCGIVGYVGPRQSQAILLAGLSRLEYRGYDSAGIAVIDGAGALDMRKRAGKLQVLRDDLVGHPMTDGTTGIGHTRWATHGGPTDQNAHPHLADDDKLAVIHNGIIENFGELRAELDGHPFRSETDTEVAAVLLGRAYAANGGDLVAAFRTVVARLEGAFTLLAMHQDHPGLVVGARRNSPLVIGLGEGENFLGSDVAAFVEHTRDALAIGQDQIVAITPAGVEVTDFFGAPVEVEPFEVTWDANAADKGGWSSFMAKEVSEEPEAVANTLRGRIRDGAVAIPELEGLDDLFQDISRVIVVACGTASYAGMVAKYAIEQWARVPVDVELAHEFRYRDPVIGPDTLVVSISQSGETMDTLMAVKFARERGAKTLSICNTQGATIPRESDAIVYTHAGPEVAVASTKAFVAQITALYLLALHIGQVRGAISADEVAAQIEEFEAVPGKIRRILETEQERIEQFAYWMADTRSVLFLGRHVGYPIALEGALKLKELAYIHAEGFAAGELKHGPIALIEPGQPVFVLVPSPRHSALLHAKVVSNIEEIRARGARVIAVAEEGDAAVLPTADEVLRIPLAGPLFEPLLSVVPLHIFAMGLSTAKGLDVDQPRNLAKSVTVE, from the coding sequence ATGTGTGGAATCGTCGGATACGTGGGCCCGCGGCAGAGCCAGGCCATCCTCTTGGCAGGCCTGTCGCGACTGGAGTACCGCGGATACGACTCCGCCGGCATCGCCGTGATCGACGGCGCCGGTGCGCTCGACATGCGCAAGCGCGCCGGCAAGCTGCAGGTGCTGCGAGACGACCTCGTCGGGCACCCGATGACCGACGGCACCACGGGCATCGGCCACACCCGATGGGCGACCCACGGCGGTCCCACCGACCAGAACGCGCATCCGCATCTCGCCGATGACGACAAGCTCGCCGTGATCCACAACGGCATCATCGAGAACTTCGGCGAGCTCCGCGCCGAACTCGACGGGCACCCGTTCCGGAGCGAGACCGACACCGAGGTCGCCGCCGTGCTGCTCGGCCGCGCCTATGCCGCGAACGGCGGAGACCTCGTCGCCGCGTTCCGCACGGTCGTCGCCCGCCTCGAGGGGGCCTTCACCCTGCTCGCGATGCACCAGGACCACCCCGGCCTCGTCGTCGGCGCGCGCCGCAACTCGCCGCTGGTGATCGGCCTCGGCGAGGGGGAGAACTTCCTCGGCTCCGACGTCGCCGCTTTCGTCGAGCACACGCGCGACGCCCTCGCGATCGGCCAGGACCAGATCGTCGCGATCACCCCGGCGGGCGTGGAGGTGACCGACTTCTTCGGCGCCCCCGTGGAGGTCGAGCCGTTCGAGGTGACGTGGGATGCGAACGCCGCCGACAAGGGCGGTTGGTCGTCGTTCATGGCCAAGGAGGTCTCCGAGGAGCCCGAGGCCGTCGCGAACACGCTGCGCGGGCGGATCCGCGACGGTGCCGTCGCCATCCCCGAGCTCGAGGGACTCGACGACCTCTTCCAGGACATCTCCCGCGTGATCGTGGTCGCCTGCGGCACCGCCTCCTATGCGGGCATGGTGGCCAAGTACGCCATCGAGCAGTGGGCGCGCGTGCCGGTCGACGTCGAGCTCGCCCACGAGTTCCGCTACCGCGATCCGGTCATCGGCCCCGACACCCTCGTCGTGTCGATCAGCCAGTCGGGCGAGACGATGGACACGCTCATGGCGGTGAAGTTCGCCCGCGAGCGCGGCGCGAAGACGCTGTCGATCTGCAACACGCAGGGCGCCACCATCCCGCGGGAATCCGACGCGATCGTCTACACGCACGCGGGACCGGAGGTCGCGGTGGCCTCGACGAAGGCTTTCGTCGCCCAGATCACCGCCCTCTATCTGCTCGCCCTCCACATCGGACAGGTGCGCGGTGCGATCTCCGCCGATGAGGTCGCCGCGCAGATCGAGGAGTTCGAGGCCGTTCCCGGCAAGATCCGTCGCATCCTCGAGACGGAGCAGGAGCGCATCGAGCAGTTCGCGTACTGGATGGCCGACACCCGATCGGTGCTCTTCCTCGGCCGCCATGTCGGCTACCCGATCGCGCTCGAGGGGGCGCTGAAGCTCAAGGAGCTCGCCTACATCCACGCGGAGGGTTTCGCCGCCGGGGAGCTCAAGCATGGCCCGATCGCCCTCATCGAGCCCGGTCAGCCGGTGTTCGTGCTCGTGCCGTCGCCGCGCCACTCGGCGCTCCTGCATGCGAAGGTCGTCTCGAACATCGAGGAGATCCGCGCGCGCGGTGCCCGCGTGATCGCCGTCGCCGAAGAAGGCGACGCGGCCGTGCTCCCGACGGCCGACGAGGTGCTGCGCATCCCCCTCGCCGGGCCCCTGTTCGAGCCGTTGCTGTCGGTCGTGCCGTTGCACATCTTCGCCATGGGCCTGTCGACGGCGAAGGGACTCGACGTCGATCAGCCGCGGAACCTCGCCAAGTCGGTCACCGTGGAGTGA